aagagaaaagggattttttttttttttaatggttgtTTTATCTATCACTTTcactgaggcagaaattctaGACTGATTCACAGATGGAAACCCCAAATGCCATGCAGCAAAGCGTTCATCTATGGACAGAAAACAGTATGGGTTTCACAGGCTAGAGTAAAGATTATGTCACTTTTAAGTACATCTTAAAAGACCGCACAGACACCTTCCTTAATATTTAACTGACAAAACTAGTCCCACATAAAAGCCTTTAATCGTACACAGGGTGTACCAGTGAACTTCAATTTCTATATGCTCCTACAGATTAGCCTGTTCCTCTAATACCGGTAACGTTAAGCGATGTTGTCACCACGCTACACAGGAACAGAAGGGAacaggaagatggaaaaaaacatggcatttgaaataaaatagtgaGAGAATACAAAGGCTACTGCAAATACCAAATGCAGATGAGACCAGCAGGTATTacagaaggagcagcagacaaCAGTGAAAAGCAccagggaaaagaagagaaaggctgTAGAACGGGCGGTTTTCAatatggtttggggtttttttaaaggtgtatTTTTAGCAAGATTCTGGATGAATATATGAAGACGCTTATAAATGTTGGCAGACATGAACGTAAAACATCAGTGGGAAGGAGCAAGACTTTTTAATCAGTTCTCTTGCGGTATAATAGTTGATCTCTGTTATACTCACACTAGCAGTTTTGGGGAGCTTGACTTTgtctttctgttgattttttttacctttcgaggctaaaattatctttttcaaaatacGATCAATGTAAATCTGACCCAACAACAACGGaaagaaatgaataaacaaatagCTGAATTGGACCTAGTCTGCTCCCGGAATGAATACTTTTATCTGTGGGTAAGTTTGCACTGAGTATTTTGCTGCTTCATTAGagtcacagaaaatacaaaaaggaaatcCACGCTAACCAAATCTAGACAAACTGCAACCTTCATTGTGAACCTAAGAGGCAAAATCCAGCTTTCTTGGCAACCCTCATCTACATTACACATCCACAAACGAGACTGCAATTCACAGTACTCCTCACGTGAACCACCAGCTGAACATAGAAAAGATCTTCCCCACATACCTGCGTCTGAAAATCATGTGAATGTAACACAGACCGCATTCGTAGGGAACAAGTCAAACTAACTGGAAGCTTTCTGAAGCCAGAATACATCAAGCAGTATTTTAGCCATATGTAGGtgtgaaacattttttgtgaTGGTGTAATACCCTGCTGCAAAAAGAGAGGTTTGGATTCGAAAAATAACTTGCTTCCTTAACAAATGgaccttttcctttctgttctcctttctgGTTCCCTATTCATGTAATAATTATCCCAGGCTCTAGGACATACTTTCGGTTTGAAACTCTCTGTAAATCATTGTCCTTATGAATGGCTCCTGCAAAGAGTGTTATCACCCTGTACGCATATCATTTGCTTAGGGATACATAAGCCGGTGCTTTAAAAGTTCATTGTCCCCTTCGACCCATGATTCAGCTATGACATTAATTCTATAAACATATCAGAATGTTGGATTTACTTCACTTGGGACACTCATTTTGCTCATTTCTTTTGCTTGGGGTTCCCAGCTGCCTTTGAACGTTAGTCACACAATATACTATTTGTGAGAGATGCCTCGGTTAATCTGTTAAACAGAAGAATGATGCATAAGGCCCTTTGGAAATAGTGCTGGGAAAACCAGTGATGCAATAGAtgcaagaggaggcagcagcccaggcCCTGGAGGGTTCAAAGCCTGCTGTTACTAATGGACGTGATGGACAGGCTGGAGCTACACCCTGCGGTTGCAAGAAGGAACCGGTGGCAGCGAGGGTCCCTGCAGGGCTCCCTTCCAAGGAACAGCAGCACAACCTGGGACTTAGGTTGCTGTCGCAAGCACACAACTTTTTGCTGTGAATTCAGTTGTCTTCCCCTGTACACGCTGCGTAGACATTATACGGTTAATAAATGAATAAACTccaatgcagaaacagtggacTAAAGGTCGCATTGCAGAACAAGAATGGTGCTTGCTGATGAAGAGCGTATAGTAGAACTTGGACTAACAAATGATAAGGTGGAGCCAATTTCTGGAGAGGTGTTTAGGAGAATAAATGCGTGAGGAGGAGTTTACACAGGGAACTAGATCTCTACTTTTAGAAGCACGCATCTGTAGGACAAAAATCTTTAGAAGGATTCTGCTGGGATGGACAAGGTAGTTGatcttttctcccattttcaaGGGTCTGCAGGGTCCATAGGAGAGACCATGTTTTTGCACCAGCCCTGTCCTTGACTAGCTATTTTCCATTCCCGACCTCAGCCAGTTGCACATACCTAGTAAACAGATATGAGACATCCTCTCTCACTCTTCCTCCATCCTAAGCTATAATGGATTTTCCCAGACTGAATGTTGTTCATTCCCACTATGCTGCTCCTTCTCCATTACACCTCTACTCTGCCCAAATTACACAGTGGCATCCAGGGCCTGAAGGAATGCAGGTGGGTGGATGAAGATGCTTAAGATAACTTCCTTTCTTAAGGGTGACACACAGTATCGTATCAAGGACATTATCCCAAATGCATATTTTGAAGCGTCCTGAAACTTCAATTTTCCTTGGCAGTGACTGCACCAGATTTTCTTTGCGGGATGGCTCAGTTCTTACTGCACTGCAAGAAAGTCTGAAGACTGCATTTAGGCTGTAGATAGCTTctgcaaatgctgaaaattCTCTTGAGGACAACCTAAAGAAAAATTTAAGGAAGCCAACAGCTCACACCTGTTATCTTGAGTTTCTAGCCTAAGACAATGGCATGAGAGGGACCTTGAGAAGGCAGAGCTGACTACCCGGCTTCCCCAAGTCTATCTTGGCAGTTGCCAGCAATGCATCATTCTACtaaagaagctaaaaaaaaaaaaaaaaaaaaaatcaaacatttcagATCATATTCTGCTGATAAATACTATGATCTTGGTGAGGGGAGACATTAATCCCatgaactgaactgaaaaaaatccaaatgctgAAGTGAGAGAGTTGGCAAAGGGGTGGAGCTTTTTATTATCCAAACCTGCTCTTTGACTGGGAAATActgcaagaaaaacactctTTCCTGGATCCCAGCCTACAGGATTCACATTTCTAGAGCTTGACACTACTAAGAATCTTCAGAGAaagtaaacacatttttctgtatagTTCTCACTAACGTTGTCATAATTATtcctttttgtaaaaaaaaaaaaagttaaagaaaaccatgtttttcttgcaagTAGTTATCAAACTTCTTCACTCCGGACATAGAACAAAATGCTTAGCTAAATTATATTTGTTCTACCCACAGACATCATTTACCAGAAACAACATGCAAGATGAAGGATAAAGATTTTTGTAATTTCCAGTGGGTGCATTAAAccagtaaattttaaaatctgctttttaaaacaatgtgtAGAACCAGCAAACTCTGTTGtgcttttcttccccacagAGCAGACAATCATCATTAGAAACTGGCCAAGCCGTATTTTAGGACATAAAACGCTCCAAGAACTAATATCAGCAGGGCTGATGACTGGggatattaaagaaataaagactgGGAAGACTAATTTTTTTACACACACTTCAAAAGAAGATCCAATGAAGAGGTGAtaagcaaataataaaacaacTGACAGGAAGATTATCATTAGACTTTGGATTTGACCAGTAAAGAAAGAGCAGAGATGCTATAAAGACATTGATTATTGAAGAAGGTGGAGAACATCATAAAGATGGGACATCGCTTTTATTAACCAAACCtgcttagagaaaaaaaacagcagcCAGAACGTGACCTATATGGATGACAAGTGACAAAGGGTTACTGGCACTGGACGTGTGGGAGAAAGGCATCCCAGCCCAAGGTCGGTACTTTTCCCTGTCTACATTCCATCGCGCGATGGTGGGCTGCACCGCGCTTTGACATTTCTGAATGCAAAACCGTGGCTCGAAGATTCTACCAAATAAGAAGTCGCAATTCGAGTTGTCTTTTTCTCATACTGGTGTTTTCCTGAGATTCAGGAGACTGTAACACTTCAACGTGGAGAAGAGCTGCATGGTCAAGTCCAGCCCTCATTGATGGAAGACCTGCACCATACGCAGGCAGTTCTTCAAGTCTCCCCTGTTAATGGCACTTTCACACATCCCATTTAAAGGTGATCCAGGAGAGGTCTCATCTTGGCAGGCAGCCGGTGAGCGCGTCAGGCCTTGGTACGGTCACAAAGTTCATGGTGCAGTGCAATAGTGGACAGATCTTTTCATGATCCTTCAACACTTCACTCAAGTGTTTCATTTCATCTGTTAGCTTtccaatttctcttttcagggAGGTATTTTCTTGCTCAAGAGACTCATATTcctggaaggagagaaaaaaaaaaaaagcctactcATAGTCAAAACATTCCTTTCAGTGCTTCCACCTTGAGTATATTCATGTAACTGTAGAAAAACTGCGTGGTTTCTTATTACAACGTGCAAAATGCTAAGGAAAGACAGACACAGCCTGGGCGCCAGAACAGGGCAAGCGCTTTACAACCTGTGCCCTGACCACACCGCGATTCCTTTTGTGGCCCTGAAGACCAGGAGGTGCCGCTGGCCCTCGGGGATCCCCAGCAGCCCAGAGGCGTAGGCGTGGGTGGCCGCGTCCCCGTGGTGGCCTCTTCTAGCCCTGGGCCACCTCTGCTGGGAAGGGccaagcagagcagctctgcactgtcagaacagagaaaatgaaagcatcGAGTGCAGGTAAGTGCTGGGAAAACCCGGTGCCTGGCATTGCCGGTGAGGAgagggcagcccctgccccgggccAGCGCAGGGAAAGGCTGTTTACCCAGGTGCTGGCCGAGACGCACACCCAGCCCAGCGCGCCCGGTGCCAACCACTCTCCTCCAGCCACTTGCTCAGATGCTCGGAAACtcaagagcaggaggaggggagcgtCACACCAGCTTGTTCCCAGCCCCGCTTTGTCACCAGAAGGCCTGACCACTGCTTTGGTTATCCCTGACCCAGGCTGCTTTCGAGTTAAGGCTTCTCTGGCAATAAATGAGCTGCTATTAACTGCAGGGGAGTTTTGAGATGCTCTGCAGCGTACATCTGTGACAGATGTGAGAATCATGTGTCACATTTTTTCGATAACTGCGTGTCTCAAGCGTCCCTGCTGTCAAGACTTCTCATCCCAAAAAGAAGAGAGCGAGAGGTTCAGAACGAGCCCACGGAAAACCTGCAGGTGTCTGCACCTCGCTGCTGGCCTAGGGCTCAACACTCACCCACTCAACCTCACCTCCCTAGGAAAGCTCCAGAGCAAACTTCAAAGCCTACACAAGCCTTAAAAGGCCTGTTTATcaggcagcagggagagccTCGCATGCAATGCTCCTCTGGGCAGCCCGGCACTGCCTCCGCTGCCCTTTGCTGCCGGAGTTTGGATCCCGTTGCCCTCCCTCACACCCTTCCACCACCTCTCACCCACAGAGTAAAACAGGCACGGTCCTCATAACGCATTATTGTAGCCAAACTCCAGCCAAGTTGTCCATCCCTGCCTCTTGCTCTGCTCACCGCTTGTTGCCCCAAATCCCGTGGGGCTGGGTTTTGGAGTGATAGGCTCCCATTGCTCTGTCCCGTTTTCAGGGACGAGACTATCAAACTGTTCTGGCTAAGAATGAATGCCTATTCAACCAGATCTGCCCGCATGCCTGAGAAAGAAGATTCCCAGCACGAGGAAGATCCTAAAGTCCAGGAAGAACATCAGACAGGCTGCAGGACATCACAGGGCCCAGAAATTATTCCACAAAAGCCAGGGGTTACCCTTTTCCAGAAGTACCCTGCACCTGGGTTTCTCAGGCGCTGACTCAGAGGAGATCtgggaaaaaccaaacccaaaactccCCACACTGTCCCACTTGTCCTCTGCTGACTGTTGGCAGATCCTTCCAGAAGGGCCTGTGCTGAATCTCCAGAACTGAACAACTGACTCAGCCACAATCACAGCAGCAGAATTAACACTTACCCCAAGAACCCCAGCTACAACAAAAGCACTGTTGTGTGAGGTAACATCCAAAACCAGAGAAAGGGGATTCCTGTCCTCCAGCGTTTGCACTGGGGACAAGAAAAAACTACACCACTTTGTGATATTGAGAAGTATTGAGAGTTTCTGGAAGAATCAGttactttcatgtttttttGGAAACACCCACAGTTATTTATCAGAGCATATAAGTATAGCAGCTAACTGAACCGAGCTCTCACGCTTGGAGGTTTTGAAGTTCCTAAGAAGCCTTTTCGGCTGGGTATTTCTGTCTCACACCATAGTTTTAGAACTGACTTGAGCCAGCACTACAtggtcccctcctcctcctccatcacctTCTCCCTCGTAAGGCAGCAAGCATTCATCCACTGCCATAGCAAATGTGACAAATAACAcaaatccagaagaaaatggggtttttttagcccAGAGGAGCCCTGTGATCCAGTTCACTGGGCGGTCGCTGGAATAGCAAAAGGGGGGGTTAGGTGAGGGCAGGAccacatctctctctccctggcAGTGTCActgacagcagagctgcactgtCCAACGTAAGCATCAGTGTCCCGGAGTTCCCGACCCGGCACCCCGCAGCATGCCTGTTTCTGCATCACACCCACAGCTCTCTGAGCTGGATTAGCGTGAAGACAGGCCCACGCCTGCTTAAAAAGTCCCACTTATTGTAAAGTCCCGCAGCCGGTACCCAAGCCATGCCTGCAAAACATCAAGTACCCATTCACCTCGTGAAGTTTATCTGCTTTCTGAGTTTGCTTCTTCCGGCTCCTCTGTGCAGCAACTcgatttttttctctcctccttacCTTTCTGTCATCTTCTTCATGACTCTGGAAGACATAAGCCAGAAACACTTTGCTAGTTTTTAAGGTGCACATGGAGACGCCCGAAGTCAGGTGTGTAACTGTTTCTGAGAACGAACACATACTCCCAATTCCACAGCACCTAACCCCGGCCTCCCACAGACCACAAAGTGCTCGCAAAGGGCAGCgcatccccccgccccgctgcacaGCCGGGGCCCGAGGCGGAGGGCTGGAAGCCGGCAGAGGCGCCCGGGGGATGCCGCAGAGATACCGCAGAGCCCCGCGGGCACTCCCTCTGCCGCTGATGGGGGCTCCTGGGCACCCCCGTTACCCACGGCACGGACCTGCGCTCCCACTCTGCCCGACGGGCAGCATTTTACACCTGCCTCGCCCCGGCGCGAACGAGGAGACGGAGGTGCGAGCAGCGGGGAGGAACGCCGGGCTCCCGGGGCGCCCGCACCCGCCTGCCGGcggagcagccctgctcctctcccgGATGCCTGCGGCGGGGGAAAAGCCGCCGACCGCGCCATGTGCCGGCGGCAGGGAGCTTTCCGCGCACCGCCGGCGGTTCGCCCGCTCTCCTACCTGGAAAAGACGCCACCACAGCCGCCTCCCGGGAAGGGAAGGGCCGACGCCCCGGGGATAGCGGGCACCCCCGACGCGGCGCTGCCCGGCGTGACTCAGCCCCAtgtgcctgcctgcccgcccgcccgcctaCAGCGCCGAGCCCCTCCGCCCTGCCCCTACCTGCTGGCTGCCCTCGGCCGCCGCGCTCCGAGGCAGCgcgctgccccccgccgccgccgggacgGCGCACGACATCCCGCTGGCTGCGGAGCCGCCCCGGGGCGCCCCGCTCGGCGCCGCTGGGCTCCCCCGGCCCgcgggggggtgggaagggaggacagggcagggcgggccggggcggggcagGGGACGCACCGCCCCGGGGCCGTCTCGGCACCTGGCACCCCTAGGTCCGGGGGCGGAGCCGCCGCCCCTCCGCGGGAGTCCCGCCGGGCCGCTCCGTTCCGCCGCCCGCATGGCCGTCACATGGCGTCCGGCGGCagccgcgccgcgcccggggAACCAGGAGCCCCCGGGACCGCCCGGACCTCCCGGCCCGCACCGCGTCCCCCtgggccggccggccggccgccccccgggtTTGAATCCCCGCGCCGGCAAGGGTGCCCGTTCCCCGGGACCGCGGGGTCTGTTCAGCCCACGGGAGCCGGGGGAAACCCGCACCCCCGGGGCACGGCGCTGccgggcaggagctgcctgaaAATCCCCCGgagagccccagccccgggggccGGCTGGGCACGGCTCCCCTCCGGGCGGCCCGACTCGTGCTTTCGCCTGCAGAAATAACCGCCCCGcagtttctcttctccccaaatTCCCTCCCGGCGGCAGGACGAGGAGGCCAGGCTGCCCCCCCGGAGCCGGTCCAGCCCTTCCCGCGGCGGCCCGCCCGGCGCTGGGGACCGGCTCACCCCCcggccgctcccgcccgccgcgcTCCTGCGACATCGGCTCCCAAAAGCGGCGTGACTTCCAGAGAAGTGACAGCCGGCTCAGCCAGGGTTCATGGGCCTGAGGACATGGCATCGGTACTGGGATAAAGCGATTTTCACTTTCGCTACTCGCCCTGTTCCTTTAAATAATAAGGAAATGCCACAAGCTTCTTGTAAAGGCAAAGCCAGGCAACGACTGCAGAAAACACTGTTGCTGCTGACAAAAATCTCTCTGTTCAATTATTCTGGTGAGAGTATTTTAACACGTGGAACAATGATTCTTTTATCCCTCCAAACGCTTTCCCTACAGTTTAATTGAACCGTTACCTTGGCCGTCTGCACCGAAGGAAGGGAAGGTGTTTGCACAGACAGGTACTTCAACAACATCTGTAGATGTATTTGTGTGTGGTACCTAATGTGCGCTCCTGGCTGTGCTTAACTCACAGGGGCAAACGCGTGGCCATGCAAGGAGGGCAAGTGCCCCCGAACTGCAGGGCAGTCAGTCACGAAGCTCCAGGTATCTTAATAAATCAGATACTTCCCTATTTTTCTGGTTTCCCCAGAAGTTTGAGTCATCCAGCTTAGATGAAGATGAGGTTACAAAATTTGCAAACTGAGTAAATATAGACTATCCTTTCAGGAAGATCTGGCTAACAGTTTGCGCTGAAGATGAGAACCACGCTGCCTGGGAGTCCAAGAGTCAAACCAAAGTCTGCACTCTGCCACGAGGTTTCCTGGTAGGCTCCAGGACCATTACCATTAGTGGAAAACCTGAGTAGGACTTCCCCCGTGGGAAGAgcttctccccagctgctccacCTCAAAGCAGCTTGTGCCTCTATCTTCCAGGCTACCCACACCCTTGCTTTTGCACTTTCTCAGAGCTCCTCCAACTCCGGAGGACTGACTACCTGTGAGCCTTCCCCAACCTAACGGCCACAGGGACCCACAACCCAGACGGGCCCCCTCACCAAAGTGCCTTCACCTACCCCGTGTCCCCAGACTGCACTTGGTCTCCTGAGCATCTTACAGCCCCCTGGTTTCTTTGAAAGCAGTCttgcttctcccttcctccatcATCCGACATACTGACACCACGATGCTCTCCAAGGGGGTATAGGTGTGGGTTCAGTGCCGTTCTCCAGCTGAGGGGATCTAAACCAACATCTCCCAGAAGTCAGCCCTAGCCTCCAGGCAGTGAGTGATTATAGAGGGTGAAGTGCCCTCAACCACTCCTTTAAAATGGTCCAGTCTTGCATTAACTACACCTCGTGAAGTTACAGGAGTAAAAATACAGGCACGAGTGGAAACTTACTTGGGACAGTTGCTTAAAAAGAGAGCACTGGACTTGCTGCCTTTGTAGCTTAAGCACAGTTGAAATAAACAGGACTAGAAGCTAGTATTTTCATAAGCTCAGAGAACAGGTATATTTTCTTGCAATAAAAATCTATGAACCATGCAGACAAAATACCTCAACAGCCCTTCAGAGTGATTTGCAGGAAAGCAAGCCCCCTTCCACAGAGGGACTTTGAACTGACCCCACATGAAACTCTTGTGCTTTTCCAGGAGCGACGCTAATGGCAACTGCACAGGCAGGCTAACAGCATCAAGTCCTGAGCAGCTTACCAAGAATTTTttagtactgaaaaaaatatctacGTCATTGAATAACTCCCGGCAGCTGCAGAGTAAGGTTTCCAGGATCCCACAAGTATGGGACAAGTCACGGGACGGTCCCCTCGAGCCTGAGTACAGTCTGCTCTTGTTCAAAGtggcaaaggaaatgaaaagtcaAAATTT
The DNA window shown above is from Grus americana isolate bGruAme1 chromosome 3, bGruAme1.mat, whole genome shotgun sequence and carries:
- the BATF3 gene encoding basic leucine zipper transcriptional factor ATF-like 3, which codes for MSCAVPAAAGGSALPRSAAAEGSQQSHEEDDRKVRRREKNRVAAQRSRKKQTQKADKLHEEYESLEQENTSLKREIGKLTDEMKHLSEVLKDHEKICPLLHCTMNFVTVPRPDALTGCLPR